A DNA window from Synchiropus splendidus isolate RoL2022-P1 chromosome 2, RoL_Sspl_1.0, whole genome shotgun sequence contains the following coding sequences:
- the LOC128754253 gene encoding endoplasmic reticulum resident protein 27-like isoform X2, with translation MLIPLIFPLFVSLASSTQKDADVPSLNDITATQAFINSSDVVVIGFLEGEESSSYKELVAAAQKVQSVPVAICSEKEVWVEYGIASDTITLFRKADNYRENLVVAEAKKVETDGLVNFFTINETAVGLFNSAVKVHVLLFANRGSKEFSVLKKQLGALAPEFTGKFLFVVINGSAQSNFKALGYFGLDSKSLPRVGIYDGESDKKWLMPAGEITAERVREFCHSFLQGDLKDATSEEAPKSEL, from the exons ATGCTGATCCCACTCATCTTCCCTCTGTTTGTGTCTTTGGCCTCCTCCACGCAGAAAG ACGCTGATGTACCCAGCCTGAATGACATCACAGCGACACAAGCCTTCATTAACTCGTCTGATGTGGTGGTCATCGGCTTCCTGGAG GGAGAGGAGAGCTCCAGCTACAAAGAGCTGGTGGCAGCGGCACAGAAAGTCCAGTCCGTCCCTGTAGCCATCTGCTCAGAGAAAGAGGTTTGGGTTGAGTACGGCATCGCCTCCGACACCATCACACTTTTCAGAAAG GCCGACAACTATCGGGAGAATCTTGTGGTTGCTGAGGCTAAGAAGGTAGAAACAGATGGTCTTGTGAATTTTTTCACCATCAATGAG ACCGCAGTGGGCCTCTTTAACTCGGCGGTGAAGGTGCATGTGCTGCTCTTTGCCAACAGGGGCAGTAAAGAGTTTTCAGTCCTCAAGAAGCAGCTGGGGGCTCTGGCCCCTGAGTTTACAGGCAAG TTTCTGTTTGTGGTGATCAATGGCTCAGCTCAGTCCAACTTCAAGGCGTTGGGCTACTTTGGCCTGGACTCCAAGAGCCTCCCAAGAGTGGGCATCTACGACGGGGAGTCGGACAAGAAGTGGCTCATGCCTGCTGGTGAAATTACGGCTGAGCGTGTGAGAGAGTTTTGCCACTCGTTCCTGCAGGGGGATCTTAAG GATGCGACAAGTGAAGAAGCCCCCAAATCAGAGCTGTAG
- the LOC128753300 gene encoding rhomboid domain-containing protein 2-like, with translation MAPRDYIQTVSQIFRGMTPSVPTGISTVSVLSVTVFAIQASLALTPGTFSVGSDALRSGHLHRLILFPLYHRSSTQLLLSITTFVFLSRTLENGLGTVRFLFLFVVLSTCTGLLYSVLDLLLDKGDPHHTEGLVPAALACVALSTMHSNMSKGFLCGVSFSTMALPWVFVMATSVLIPHAVLPCNITAALVGGIHGKGWFSYLDLTEARAGVLEKMMPFRLLRKITLVTFVPASTEERRKTLLPQVNPTPGSYPVQAYAPVSSINSAGAKDMTYEGWVTSPPTPAASCSEQAPATAAPSV, from the coding sequence ATGGCACCGAGAGATTATATACAGACGGTATCGCAGATATTCAGAGGCATGACTCCTTCCGTCCCAACCGGGATCTCGACCGTCAGTGTGCTATCTGTGACGGTGTTCGCAATCCAAGCCAGTTTGGCGCTGACCCCGGGGACCTTCAGCGTGGGCTCTGATGCTCTCAGAAGCGGACACCTCCACAGACTCATCCTCTTCCCTCTGTACCACAGAAgctccacacagctgctgctcagCATCACAACATTTGTCTTTCTCAGCCGGACCTTGGAGAATGGCCTCGGGACTGTtcgcttcctcttcctgtttgtggTTCTGTCCACCTGTACTGGTTTGCTGTATTCTGTCCTTGACCTCCTGCTGGACAAGGGTGACCCGCATCACACGGAGGGGCTGGTTCCTGCGGCGCTGGCTTGCGTGGCTCTGTCCACCATGCACTCCAACATGAGCAAGGGCTTCCTGTGTGGCGTGAGTTTCAGCACCATGGCTCTTCCCTGGGTGTTCGTCATGGCCACCAGTGTGCTCATCCCCCATGCGGTGCTTCCCTGTAACATCACCGCTGCTCTGGTCGGGGGTATCCACGGGAAAGGCTGGTTCTCCTATCTGGACTTAACCGAAGCCAGAGCTGGGGTTCTGGAGAAGATGATGCCTTTCAGACTCTTGCGGAAAATTACTCTTGTTACGTTTGTGCCTGCTtccacagaggagaggagaaagacACTTCTGCCACAGGTCAACCCAACACCCGGGTCGTACCCGGTCCAGGCCTATGCCCCTGTGTCCAGCATCAACAGTGCAGGTGCCAAAGATATGACATACGAAGGCTGGGTGACCTCACCCCCAACTCCAGCAGCCAGCTGCTCAGAGCAAGCCCCCGCGACAGCAGCACCATCAGTGTAG
- the LOC128754406 gene encoding OCIA domain-containing protein 1-like isoform X1: MSSTSTDYGAEQNAPQRQQLPFGPDYVLTEEERRVLKECNSESFWYRSLPLSLLSMATTQFLVSKGTLTAHRRFGSLPKVFFAGFLGFTAGRISYQKTYMERLSRLENSPLGEFLRQKSQRQSPYSTASQSEMSDSSMQSFDSSFQTSEASTLSSDYGYNPDATPDLSQMNDLNTQAPAQSYTDEEKPSKKTILYEDLRLKNRENYEVTLTQRSEALLKPAPESAPKRPTKEVKKNIYGDTWEE; the protein is encoded by the exons ATGTCATCCACCAGCACAGACTACGGCGCGGAGCAGAATGCGCCTCAAAGAcag CAGTTACCGTTCGGCCCGGACTATGTcctgactgaggaggagaggagagtgttGAAAGAGTGCAACTCTGAGAGCTTCTGGTACAGAT CGTTGCCTCTCTCCTTGCTCAGCATGGCCACCACCCAATTCCTTGTTTCTAAAG GGACTCTGACAGCCCATCGCAGATTTGGATCACTACCCAAGGTTTTCT TCGCCGGGTTCCTTGGCTTTACAGCGGGAAGGATCTCATACCAGAAGACGTACATGGAGAGGCTCAGCAGGCTGGAGAACTCTCCTCTGGGTGAATTCCTGAGGCAGAAGTCACAGAGGCAGTCACCATA TTCTACAGCCTCTCAGTCAGAGATGAGTGATTCCAGCATGCAGTCCTTCGACAGCAGTTTTCAGACTTCAGAAGCCTCCACGCTCTCCAGCGATTATGGATATAATCCAGATGCCACTCCTGATTTGTCTCAGATGAATGACCTTAATACTCAAG CACCAGCACAGTCCTATACGGATGAAGAGAAACCCAGCAAGAAGACCATTCTTTATGAAGATCTGAGGCTTAAAAACAGAGAGAACTATGAGGTGACCCTCACGCAGAGATCTGAGGCGCTGCTCAAACCCGCGCCGGAGAGTGCGCCCAAAAGGCCCACCAAAGAAG TGAAGAAGAACATTTATGGAGACACCTGGGAGGAATAG
- the LOC128754573 gene encoding osteocalcin 2-like produces MKTLTLLAICALLSVCWSMGAIEPEVITDDAADTSVDADPAADPAADPATGAAADPAAGDSDSDSSSSSESDSASSSASDSASDSDSNSESDSSQSSESSESSESSESSESSESSESSESDSSDSNGSDSSSSSSSSSSSSSSSSESASTEATEVVMKRDLAAVLLRTRRAPGGELTPLQIESLKEVCELNVACDEMADTEGIVAAYTAYYGPVPF; encoded by the exons ATGAAGACCTTGACTCTCCTCGCCATCTGCGCTCTGCTCTCCGTGTGCTGGTCCATGGGAG CGATTGAGCCTGAGGTCATCACTGACGACGCTGCTGACACATCTGTGGATGCTGACCCTGCTGCTGACCCCGCCGCCGACCCTGCGACTGGCGCCGCCGCCGACCCTGCTGCTGGCGACTCTGACTCtgattcttcctcctcttcagagTCAGATTCAGCCTCTTCTTCCGCGTCCGACTCAGCGTCTGATTCTGACTCCAACTCTGAGTCTGACTCTTCACAGTCCTCAGAGTCCTCAGAGTCATCTGAATCTTCAGAGTCCTCAGAGTCATCAGAATCCTCAGAATCCTCCGAGTCAGACTCCTCTGACTCCAATGGATCtgactcttcatcatcttcctcttcatcttcatcttcctcgtcctcctcatcaGAGTCAGCCAGCACTGAGG CCACTGAAGTGGTCATGAAGAGAGACCTGGCAGCTGTCCTCCTCAGGACAAGAAGAGCTCCCGGGGGAGAGCTGACACCTCTCCAGATTGAAAG CCTGAAAGAGGTGTGTGAGCTGAACGTGGCCTGTGACGAAATGGCCGACACGGAGGGGATTGTTGCCGCCTACACTGCCTATTACGGACCGGTtcccttttaa
- the LOC128754406 gene encoding OCIA domain-containing protein 1-like isoform X2, which yields MSSTSTDYGAEQNAPQRQLPFGPDYVLTEEERRVLKECNSESFWYRSLPLSLLSMATTQFLVSKGTLTAHRRFGSLPKVFFAGFLGFTAGRISYQKTYMERLSRLENSPLGEFLRQKSQRQSPYSTASQSEMSDSSMQSFDSSFQTSEASTLSSDYGYNPDATPDLSQMNDLNTQAPAQSYTDEEKPSKKTILYEDLRLKNRENYEVTLTQRSEALLKPAPESAPKRPTKEVKKNIYGDTWEE from the exons ATGTCATCCACCAGCACAGACTACGGCGCGGAGCAGAATGCGCCTCAAAGAcag TTACCGTTCGGCCCGGACTATGTcctgactgaggaggagaggagagtgttGAAAGAGTGCAACTCTGAGAGCTTCTGGTACAGAT CGTTGCCTCTCTCCTTGCTCAGCATGGCCACCACCCAATTCCTTGTTTCTAAAG GGACTCTGACAGCCCATCGCAGATTTGGATCACTACCCAAGGTTTTCT TCGCCGGGTTCCTTGGCTTTACAGCGGGAAGGATCTCATACCAGAAGACGTACATGGAGAGGCTCAGCAGGCTGGAGAACTCTCCTCTGGGTGAATTCCTGAGGCAGAAGTCACAGAGGCAGTCACCATA TTCTACAGCCTCTCAGTCAGAGATGAGTGATTCCAGCATGCAGTCCTTCGACAGCAGTTTTCAGACTTCAGAAGCCTCCACGCTCTCCAGCGATTATGGATATAATCCAGATGCCACTCCTGATTTGTCTCAGATGAATGACCTTAATACTCAAG CACCAGCACAGTCCTATACGGATGAAGAGAAACCCAGCAAGAAGACCATTCTTTATGAAGATCTGAGGCTTAAAAACAGAGAGAACTATGAGGTGACCCTCACGCAGAGATCTGAGGCGCTGCTCAAACCCGCGCCGGAGAGTGCGCCCAAAAGGCCCACCAAAGAAG TGAAGAAGAACATTTATGGAGACACCTGGGAGGAATAG
- the LOC128754253 gene encoding endoplasmic reticulum resident protein 27-like isoform X1: MLIPLIFPLFVSLASSTQKDADVPSLNDITATQAFINSSDVVVIGFLEGEESSSYKELVAAAQKVQSVPVAICSEKEVWVEYGIASDTITLFRKADNYRENLVVAEAKKVETDGLVNFFTINEVRYITEYNQVTAVGLFNSAVKVHVLLFANRGSKEFSVLKKQLGALAPEFTGKFLFVVINGSAQSNFKALGYFGLDSKSLPRVGIYDGESDKKWLMPAGEITAERVREFCHSFLQGDLKDATSEEAPKSEL, from the exons ATGCTGATCCCACTCATCTTCCCTCTGTTTGTGTCTTTGGCCTCCTCCACGCAGAAAG ACGCTGATGTACCCAGCCTGAATGACATCACAGCGACACAAGCCTTCATTAACTCGTCTGATGTGGTGGTCATCGGCTTCCTGGAG GGAGAGGAGAGCTCCAGCTACAAAGAGCTGGTGGCAGCGGCACAGAAAGTCCAGTCCGTCCCTGTAGCCATCTGCTCAGAGAAAGAGGTTTGGGTTGAGTACGGCATCGCCTCCGACACCATCACACTTTTCAGAAAG GCCGACAACTATCGGGAGAATCTTGTGGTTGCTGAGGCTAAGAAGGTAGAAACAGATGGTCTTGTGAATTTTTTCACCATCAATGAGGTCCGGTACATCACCGAGTACAACCAAGTG ACCGCAGTGGGCCTCTTTAACTCGGCGGTGAAGGTGCATGTGCTGCTCTTTGCCAACAGGGGCAGTAAAGAGTTTTCAGTCCTCAAGAAGCAGCTGGGGGCTCTGGCCCCTGAGTTTACAGGCAAG TTTCTGTTTGTGGTGATCAATGGCTCAGCTCAGTCCAACTTCAAGGCGTTGGGCTACTTTGGCCTGGACTCCAAGAGCCTCCCAAGAGTGGGCATCTACGACGGGGAGTCGGACAAGAAGTGGCTCATGCCTGCTGGTGAAATTACGGCTGAGCGTGTGAGAGAGTTTTGCCACTCGTTCCTGCAGGGGGATCTTAAG GATGCGACAAGTGAAGAAGCCCCCAAATCAGAGCTGTAG
- the LOC128754414 gene encoding retinal cone rhodopsin-sensitive cGMP 3',5'-cyclic phosphodiesterase subunit gamma-like: MADVATPAEKKAPPKFKQRTTRTFKSKAPKPGQKGFGDDIPGMEGLGTDITVVCPWEAFGDMELSDLAKYGIV, encoded by the exons ATGGCGGACGTCGCAACACCCGCAGAGAAGAAGGCTCCTCCCAAATTCAAGCAGAGGACCACGCGCACCTTCAAGAGCAAGGCCCCCAAACCAGGCCAGAAGGG GTTCGGAGACGACATCCCCGGCATGGAGGGTCTGGGCACAGACATCACCGTGGTCTGCCCATGGGAGGCCTTCGGCGACATGGAGCTCAGCGATCTGGCAAAATACGGAATAGTTTAG
- the LOC128753882 gene encoding sodium-dependent phosphate transport protein 2B-like, whose translation MDSLSVPQSGSPRNKQLEVHNGSTEFEKSTAHSTLALIDDEAQNDDPWNLPELQDTGVPWSALDTKGKVLRVLEAVGKIVLLVAFLYMFICSLDILSSAFQLVGGKAAGDIFQDNAVLTNPLAGLVIGVLVTLLVQSSSTSSSIVVSMVSSGLLTVQLAVPIIMGTNIGTSVTNTLVAMTQAGDRSVFRRAFAGATVHDFFNWLSVLVLLPLEVATGYLYEVTKLIITSFNIQSGEAPDLLNVITDPLTDAIIMLDKDVISMIATGDPAARNMSLIKRWCKTFTNTTLTNVTVPGPDNCTSPSFCWTQDNVTTTLKNVSRPVNIEKCTHLFVNINLSDMAAGLILLALSLLVLCTCLILIVKLLNSMLKGQVATVIKKILNTDFPFPFGWVTGYLAILVGAGMTFVVQSSSVFTSAITPLVGIGVISIQRAYPLSLGSNIGTTTTAILAAMASPPDTLENSLQIALVHFLFNISGIILWYPIPFTRIPIRLAKALGNITASYRWFAVVYIVCCFFILPLFVFSLSLAGWKVLVGVGVPLLVLLIIIIVVNVLQKKKPGCLPAPLRTWDFLPLWAHSLEPWDKVVGMCTAKCCCCCKCCQTVEAQPDTDSLGKNRKHSAVYDNHAMSDDDKEVDLNEIKMTHL comes from the exons ATGGACTCGCTCAGCGTGCCGCAG TCTGGTTCTCCCAGAAACAAACAACTTGAGGTTCACAATGGAAGCACGG AGTTTGAGAAGAGTACTGCACATTCCACGTTGGCTCTAATCGATGATGAAGCGCAGAACGACGACCCCTGGAACTTACCTGAGCTCCAGGACACGGGGGTTCCGTGGTCAG CGCTGGACACCAAAGGAAAGGTGCTGAGGGTGTTGGAGGCCGTGGGGAAAATAGTCCTGCTGGTAGCTTTCCTCTACATGTTCATCTGCTCCCTTGACATCCTGAGCTCGGCCTTCCAGCTGGTTGGAG GCAAGGCAGCTGGAGACATCTTCCAGGACAATGCCGTTCTGACCAACCCTCTGGCCGGCCTGGTTATCGGCGTCCTGGTCACCTTGCTGGTCCAAAGCTCGTCCACGTCCTCCTCCATCGTGGTCAGCATGGTGTCTTCAGGAT TGCTGACGGTGCAGCTGGCGGTGCCGATCATCATGGGCACCAACATTGGCACCTCAGTCACCAACACGCTGGTCGCCATGACCCAGGCTGGCGACCGCAGCGTCTTTCGCAG AGCATTTGCCGGGGCCACCGTGCACGACTTCTTCAACTGGCTGTctgtgctggtgctgctgccccTGGAGGTGGCCACTGGCTACCTGTACGAAGTCACCAAGCTCATCATCACCTCCTTCAACATCCAGAGTGGAGAGGCTCCAGATCTGTTGAACGTCATCACCGACCCGCTCACCGACGCTATCATCATG CTGGATAAGGATGTTATAAGCATGATAGCCACTGGAGACCCCGCTGCCCGCAACATGAGTCTCATCAAGAGGTGGTGCAAAACCTTCACCAACACG ACGTTGACGAACGTCACGGTTCCTGGTCCAGACAACTGCACCTCGCCATCCTTCTGCTGGACTCAAGACAACGTGACCACCACTCTCAAAAACGTGTCACGACCAGTCAACATTGAGAAAT GTACTCATCTGTTTGTCAATATCAATCTGTCCGACATGGCGGCTGGCTTGATCCTCCTGGCACTGTCTCTGCTGGTCCTCTGCACCTGCTTGATCCTCATTGTCAAGCTTCTCAACTCCATGCTCAAGGGACAAGTGGCCACCGTCATCAAGAAAATCCTCAACACTG ATTTCCCCTTTCCATTCGGCTGGGTCACCGGCTACCTTGCCATCCTTGTTGGCGCCGGAATGACATTCGTGGTTCAGAGCAGCTCTGTTTTCACCTCAGCGATCACTCCACTTGTTG GTATTGGTGTCATCAGCATACAGAGAGCGTACCCGCTGTCGCTGGGCTCAAATATTGGCACAACCACCACTGCTATTTTGGCAGCCATGGCCAGTCCCCCGGACACGCTTGAGAACTCTCTGCAG ATTGCCCttgtccacttcctgttcaaCATTTCGGGGATCATTCTGTGGTACCCCATCCCCTTCACTCGAATCCCCATCAGGCTGGCTAAAGCCCTGGGCAACATCACTGCCTCCTATCGCTGGTTTGCAGTGGTCTACATCGtctgctgcttcttcatcctGCCGCTCTTCGTGTTCAGCCTCTCTCTGGCCGGATGGAAGGTTCTGGTCGGTGTCGGGGTGCCGCTGCTGGTCCTgttgatcatcatcatcgtggTCAACGTCCTGCAGAAGAAAAAGCCCGGCTGTCTCCCCGCGCCTCTACGGACCTGGGACTTCCTCCCTCTGTGGGCTCACTCTCTGGAGCCCTGGGACAAAGTGGTGGGCATGTGCACCGCcaagtgttgctgctgctgcaaatgCTGCCAAACTGTTGAGGCGCAGCCGGACACTGATTCTCTGGGGAAGAACAGGAAACACTCGGCGGTGTATGACAACCACGCCATGAGTGATGACGACAAAGAGGTGGAtttgaatgaaattaaaatgacccATCTTTGA
- the LOC128753404 gene encoding retinal cone rhodopsin-sensitive cGMP 3',5'-cyclic phosphodiesterase subunit gamma-like, producing MADVATPAEKKAPPKFKQRTTRTFKSKAPKPGQKGFGDDIPGMEGLGTDITVVCPWEAFGDMELSDLAKYGIV from the exons ATGGCAGACGTCGCAACACCCGCAGAGAAGAAGGCTCCTCCCAAATTCAAGCAGAGGACCACGCGCACCTTCAAGAGCAAGGCCCCCAAACCAGGCCAGAAGGG GTTCGGAGACGACATCCCCGGCATGGAGGGTCTGGGCACAGACATCACCGTGGTCTGCCCATGGGAGGCCTTCGGCGACATGGAGCTCAGTGATCTGGCCAAATACGGAATAGTTTAG
- the LOC128754913 gene encoding cysteine-rich hydrophobic domain-containing protein 2: MMEDFDEIYEEEEEEEEDEDRAAEEQLLKYAPDPVVVRGSGHVTVFGLSNKFESEFPSALTGKVAPEEFKASITRVNGCLRKTLPVNVRWLLCGCLCCCCTLGFSLWPVICLSKRTRRSLEKLLEWENSRLYHKLCLHWKLSKRKCETNNMMEYVILIEFLPKIPIFRPD, encoded by the exons ATGATGGAGGACTTCGACGAGATCtacgaagaagaggaggaggaagaggaggacgaggacagGGCCGCGGAGGAACAGCTGCTGAAGTACGCACCGGACCCGGTGGTGGTGCGGGGGTCTGGCCACGTCACTGT GTTTGGACTAAGTAATAAATTCGAGTCAGAGTTCCCTTCAGCTCTGACAGGAAAG GTGGCTCCAGAAGAGTTCAAAGCCAGTATCACGCGTGTGAACGGCTGCCTAAGAAAGACGCTGCCGGTGAACGTGCGGTGGCTGCTGTGTGGCTGCCTGTGCTGCTGTTGCACCCTGGGCTTCAGTTTGTGGCCCGTCATCTGCCTTAGCAAGAGG ACAAGAAGATCGCTAGAAAAGCTTCTTGAGTGGGAGAACAGCCGACTGTACCACAAG ttgtgTTTGCACTGGAAACTAAGCAAAAGAAAGTGTGAAACCAACAACATGATGGAATAT GTGATCCTAATAGAGTTTCTACCTAAGATCCCTATCTTCAGACCGGACTAG